AACTTTACACACGCTGGGAAGGCAAGCTGTCGCCGGTGATGCGACAGCGCCATCCTGCAGGTGAGCGCCTGTTCGTCGATTATGCCGGCCATACGATCGATGTGATTGACCCCGAGACCGGGGAGGTGCGCACGGCACAGGTGTTTGTCGCTGTTCTGGGGGCATCGAACTATACATTTGTCGAGGCGACCTGGACGCAATCCCTACCGGATTGGATCGCAAGCCATGTCCGCGCTTTGGATTTCTTCGGTGGTGTGACCGCCCAGATCGTCTCGGACAATTTGAAGGCAGGGGTCACCAAGGCGTGCTTTTACGACCCCGTAATCAACCGGACTTACGCAGATATGGCCGCGCATTACGACACGGCCGTTGTCCCGGCGAGGCCATATAAGCCCAAAGATAAGGCGAAGGCAGAGGGTGGGGTATTGCTGGCTGAACGCTGGATACTGGCACGGCTGCGCAACCGCCAGTTCTTCAGCCTTGCTGAGTTGAACGCGGCCATCAAGCCGTTGCTTGACAGGCTCAACGACAAGGTCTCTCGCCATCTGGGTGCCAGCCGCAGACAGCTTTTTGAACAGCTGGACAAACCCGCCCTGAAGTCGCTGCCGGTAGCATCGTATGTTTATGCTGAATGGAAGAAGTGCCGCGCCGGGTTCGATTACCACGTCGCGATCGACAAGCATTATTACTCCGTGCCCTATCAGCTGCTGAAGAAAGAGCTGTGGGCGCGGATCACAGGCCGCACCATCGAAGTCTTCCATCTCGGGCAGCGTGTCGCCTCTCATGTCAGGACGTCCAGCAACGGGAAGCACTCTACGCTGCGCGATCACATGCCAGCGCACCACCAATTCCGCGATGACTGGACGCCAGAGCGTATCAAAGCACGTGCGGCTCGCGTTGGGCCAAACGTGGCCATCTTCGTTGAGGTCGTGATGCGCGAGCGCAAGCACCCGGAACAGGGCTATCGCACCTGCCTTGGGGTGATCCGGCTGGCCGACAAGTTTGGCCGCGACCGACTTGATGCGGCCTGTCGCCGTGCGCTCGAAATCAACGCCAGATCCTATTCGTCACTCCTGTCCATTCTCAAGAATGGGCTTGAGAGCAGGCCCCGCACCCGCGCCACGGACGAGCCTGCCATCACCCACCCCAATATCCGTGGCGCCGATTACTTCCATTGAAAGGAACACAATGCTCGACCATCCAACCCTTCATCACCTTAAAGCCCTCAGGCTGGACGGCATGGCCGAAGCCTTTGCCGAACTGCAGATGCAAGATGCAACTGCCGATCTCGGCCATGCTGAATGGCTTGGCTTGCTCGTTGACCGTGAGGTCGCAAGCCGAGAAACAAAGAGGTTTGAGGCTCGCATGCGGACTGCCAGGCTGCGCCATGTTGGCGCCAGCCCAGAAGATGTTGATTACCGCGCACGCCGTGGCCTCGACAAAGCGCTGTTCCAAAGCCTGCTCACAGGCAGATGGATCACCGACAAGCGTAATCTGATCATCACGGGCCCCTGTGGCGTCGGCAAGACCTGGCTTGGCTGCGCACTGGCCCAGGCAGCCTGTCGTGACGGCGTGACTGTGGTCTACAAACGGATGCCGCGCCTCTTCGAGGAATTGGAGCTGTCCCATGGTGACGGACGCTTCCCCCGCTTGTTCCGCAGCATCACGAAGGCGCAATTGCTGATCTTGGACGACTGGGGACCGGACAGGCTGACATCACCGCAACGCCGCGATCTCATGGAGATCGTCGAAGAGCGTTACGGGCGCGGCTCAACGATGATCACAAGCCAATTACCCATCAAAGCCTGGCATGACGTCATCGGCGAACCCACATTCGCCGATGCCATCCTCGATCGCATCGTTCACAACGCCTACCGTCTCGAACTCGAGGGCCAATCCATGCGCAAGACCATCACCAAAATGGGTGACGAAACCCCTCAGGACTGATAACCAAAACACGCTGCCTCACGGCAACGCGTCACAGGTGGCCGGATACCCCGGAACAGGTGGCCGGATGTTGTCGGAATGGGTGGCCGGATCCGCCGGAATACGCACCAGTTCGGCGGCGTAGGGGTTCAATTCGATGCCCTTCACGGCCTCTGGCCCGACACGCGGCATTTCGCGTTGCAGGCCAAGGGCTTCAGCTTCGAGGTTCACGCGGTGTTCAGTATCCTTGAGCGCGAGCAGCGCAAGATAGAGGAAGTTGCCCGATCCGCAGGCCGGGTCCAGAACGCGAAACCCCGCCAGCCGGTCGAGGAAGCCCGAGAAGATCGCGCGCGCCTCTGCCTCTGCCTTGGTCGCTGTCGCCTTCGCCTTGGCCTTGCGGGCGCGGTCGAGTGCGGCCTCGATCTTGCCCTTCGCCTCGGCCCATTCCGCCATAAGCGGGTCCACGATCACCGGCCCGACGATCTGCATGATCTTGTCGCGGTCGGTGTAATGCGCGCCAAGCTGGCTGCGCTTGTCGGGGTCAAGCCCGCGCTCGAACAGGGTGCCGAGGATGGAGGGGTCGATTTCGGACCAGTCCAGCATCGAGGCGCGGATCAGGTCGTCCAAATCCTGCCAATCCAGCGGCAGGGCGGCGTCACTGTCGAACAGGCCGCCGTTGAACCATTCGACCTGCTCAAACCCGACCATGCCGCCCGACTGCATCGCGGCGAACAGGCTGCTGGCGAGCGCGGCGAAGCCTTCGGGCTTCTGCCGACCGGCCTTGATCATCCGCGCAAACATCTTGTCGGGCAGAAGGCCCACATCCTCGGCGAACATGCAAAAGATCAGCCGATTGACGAAATGGGCGACCTCCTCGGCATCATGGCCGCGCAGGCGTAGGCGCAGCGCGAGGTTCGCGAAATGCGCGGCGGCGTCCTCGGTCAGGCTCTGGCGGGTCTTGCTCGGGCGGAGCTTCTCCGGGTCGGTGAAGGCCGCGCGCAGCAGATCGCGCTTCGATCCATCGGCCAGATCATCAAGCGAGAGGTCATAGACGCGCTGGACCGTGTTCGTCCAGTTGGTGTGAATGCGGATGCGGTCGGTGTCCGACGTGATCAGGAGCGGCGGGTTTTCGAGCGCGATGGCATATTGCAGAAGCTGCGCGAAGGCCCGGTCGAGGTCTTTCTTCGGCCCCTTGTACTCCCATGCGAAATGGCCCTTGCGCCAGACATCGGCCCAGCCTTCGCCGCCGCTCGTCTTGGATGCGCCTTTCTCGAAGGTGAACCATTCGCCCTTAGGATCGGCGGTGACAGGATCATCGATGCCCAGCAGGCGGCACAGGTCGTTGAAATGCGACTGGCTCGCACTGCGTTCTTTAAGTTCAACGTGCCGCCATTTGGCGATGAATTCTTGGGGGGTCATTTTTGCCTGCTACAAATCAATGCCTTGAATAGACCATCCCTGCGCGCCAAAAGCAAACTATTGGAACGAGGCGGTTTTGGGTGGGCCAGCGCGCGACGCGGCACGCACACTGGCGCACGGATATGAAGAGGCCTGCAATGACACCAGACGACATAATGCGCATATTCGCCCGTCGCGGCCCCTTGCCGATCAAGGCGATCGAGGCCGCACGCGAACAGCGCGAGGCGATGGTGCCGCTGTTTCTGGAACATATCAACGTTCTGCAAAAGGCGCGGGTCGAAGACCTTTCAGAAGATGACCCCTTCGTGTTCATCTACCATCTTCTGGCGGAATGGCGCGAAACCAGTGCCTACCGCCCGATGGCCAAGCTCTTTCAGCGCGAACCGGATCATCTGGACGCGCTGCTGGGCGACGCCATCACCGAAACCTCGGACCGCGTCATGTTCGGGCTTTTCGACGGAGATCTGGAGCCGATCTTCGAGATCATCCGCAACCGAAGAGCCGACAGTTTTCTGCGGGGCGAGATGTTCGACGCCATCACGTTGATCGCGCTAAGCGAGCCCGGATTGCGTCCGCAGGTCAGAGACTTTCTGACGGAATTTCATGACGACGCGGACGCAAAAACCGAGGAAGAAATCTGGTGGGCTTGGGCGCAAACCGTTGGCGTGCTCGGCTTCGAAGATATGGTCTGCAAGGTGCGCGCTGTCTTTGAACGTGGTTGGATCACGCCTGACCACACTGCCTATGCCGATTTCGAGCATGTCATGCAGGTCAACCGTACCGCCGATAGTGCCAGCGGTTTTGCTGCCGAGTACCACAACCGCCCAATCACTGACACCGTGGCAGAACTCAAGGGCTGGTACTGTTTTTCACCAGAATATCTGGCGAGCAAGTCACGGGTACAGCCGCTCGCCCTCACGAACCCGGAACTCTTTGGCACCCAGCCCGTTCAAGCCAACACAAAGATTGGCCGGAATGATCCCTGTCCCTGCGGCAGCGGGAAAAAATACAAGAAGTGCTGCGCGGCCTGACAGAGGTCGGCCTGACGACCCGGATAGCCAGGACGATGTCGTCTGACAGGAAATATGCTAACTGGAACGCGGCTTTGATCTCATGCGCCCATCACGCAGCCTTGCCCTGCTTCCGGATCAACTCGATTTCCTGTGTGATGCTCTCGATCGCTGCACAGTTTTCTGCTGTGGGGGCGATGAGCTGCGCTTTGGCCATGACAGACGTACTCATGCGCCCCCGCCGAGACATCGGAAGCGTCAGGGGTTGCTTCGCGCTGTTCGTGGACTGACCTGGCAGAGGCAAGCGCCGGGGTGCTTTTGCCGCGTCGAAATCAGATATGTCGAGCAGACCGGTCATGAGCGACACGCTCGCGCGCGACAACTTGCGGAGTACCGGTGGGGCGACTTCCCCGGCTGATGCGGCCACACTGCCCGCCCCCACCCGCTGCGCGGCAATCATGCCTTCGGTCCGCAGCTGCACGATGGCTGCCACGCGATCATCGATCTCAGCCGCGTCCTGCGCGTTCAGTTTGCCCCCGAGCGGCAAGGGGTAGTCGCCCGTCTGCCCTTCAAACATATGCCGCAGCTTCGCGTCCTCATAGTATTTGATCCGCTTGGCGCGGGCCGGGTGCTGGCCGTCGATCACGAGGATGATGTCATCAAGATCGAGCCGCGCGGCCTCGTCTTCGGTAAGCAATGGCCGTTCTTCGGTGCGTTCACTGACATTGGTGTCGAACATGCCCCGCCCCATGGCGCGCGATTTCGACACCACGCGCTTGGTGGTCATGCCCACGCCTTCGCTGACCTCGGTGACGGTGCGCTTCTCGGAGGGGGTCATGTAGAGCTTGACGCCGGCGCCCCCCTGCAGCGAGAGGCGGGTGTTTTCTCCATAGATCTCGTCGAGGGCGGGAATGGTCTGGGTGATGATCGCCAGATGGCCGCCGTAAGACCGCAGGGTCTTGATGCTCTCGGCCACGATCGGCATCTTGCCCAGCCGGTCGAATTCATCAAGCATGATCATCACGGGCCAGGGCTCGTCCTCGCCCGGCTCGTGGTCCTGCAAGCTCGCGATCAGGTCGGAGAAGAAGAGCCGGATCAGCGGCGCCAAGGGCCGGATATTGTCGGGCGAGACCACCAGATAGACTGTCTGCGGCTTGCGCCGGAAGCTCGAGAAATCGAAATCCGACACGGATGTCGCGCGGTCAATGGTCGGGTTGTCCCAGGCACTCAGCCCGGAGGTCATCAAAAGCGACAGGTACGAGGTCAGCGTGCGGTCATTGGTCGAGGCCATGCGCTCAAAAATCAGCCGCGCAGAAGGGCTGCGCACTTCCTCCGCGTAGCCTGCATATTGCTTGTTCTTGTCACCCCCCGAAGAGGCCAGGCGGTAGATTTCGCCAATGGTGGGCAGGTTGCGTTCCATCGCGAGGATCCCGCAGGCGACAAAGAGATCGATGCCGCCTTCGAGCAAGCCTTTGGCATTCTCGCCATCGGCTTGCAGGAACAGATTGGCGGTCTTGCGCAGCTCCATCTGGCGTTGGTCGGGATTGGGGAGCGCCGCGATGCGCTGCAGCGGGTTATAGCGATGCGTGGGGCGGTCCCAATCAACCGGGGCAAAGCGCCAGACCTTGTCACCACGCGCGCGGCGCTTGCGCGAGGTCTTGTCAAAGTTCTCGCCCTTCACATCGAGCACCACGGCCGATCCGACAAAGCACAAAAGGTTCGGGATCACAAAGCCCGTGCCCTTACCGCGCCCTGTGGGGGCGACGACCAGACAATGCGGGAAGGTGGTCGAGCAGAGGAACTTCGCGCTGGATTTGGGCTTGCCCATCTTGCCCAGCAGAAACCCGCGCCCGGGCTTCTCAAAAAAGCCGTTGCGCTTCAATTCGGGCTTGGTTTGCCAATGGGTCTCGCCAAAGCGTGTCAGACCCTCATGGACCACAAATGAGCCCAGCAGCAGCGTGCCAAGCGTGGCAAACAGAAAGATCAGCCAGACCACCTGCCAGACATCGGGATGGTGGAACCGGATCGCTTGCCAGTTCTGCACCAGGAGACCCCAATCGAGGGTGGCGGCACTGCCGGTGAGTTTGAGCGCCAGATAGCCTGTAGCCAGAATATAGGCGAGCGAAAGCCCGAGAGCGGCAAAGAGGCCGAGGCCTGCCAGTACGCGTGTCTTAATCATGGCCTACTCCTCGGTCTTGCGCCGCATTGGCCGCGCGTTCATCGAACCAGTCTTCGGTCACTTGTTTGAGCGCAGGCTGCGAGTTCCCCTCGGCCTTGAGATATTCGCGGGCAACAGACAGCTGGTCTTCACGCGACCCCACCCCCTCAAGCCCCGAGATATCGCCCTGCTTCAGGCGCGCGATCTCGTCAGGGGTCAGACGCTCCTCCACCGCTTCGCGATAGGCCTCGGCGCGCGCGGCATCGGTTGGTGCGGGCAGTCTGGCCAGATCGGATTTCGCGGCGATCAGCACGCCGGCGGCGGCGGCAGTCGCAGCGATGGTGCCAGTGCCAGCGGTAGTGCCCGTCGTGGTTCCAGTCGCGGTTCCTGTGCCGCGCTGGATATCCTGCACCTCCCAGGCGCGCCGACTGCCCTGTTTCTCGACCAGCTCATTCGTCACGGGGTCACGCGTCTTGATGGTGACCGGCTCGGAGCGGGTCGAGGACAGGGTGACGGTATCGCCCGTCTTCACCCCCTGATCCGTGAGCGCCTTGGCAACCCCGACGCCCCAGACGTCATGGCTGCGGCCACTCGGGAGCTGCAAACGCACATAGGGAGACTCGGCCGCACCGGGGCGGTCCAGATAGGGGCGTGTGCCTTGCGCGAGGATGGTCCCGCGCACGCCCTGGCTGTAATCAATCCTGTCGCCCGACGTGGTGGGGGCGGAACTGCCCGCAGGATCGCGGGAAAGGTCACGCGTTGCGTCGCGCCCCCGGTCGGCCGTCGCAGGGACAGGCCCGTCGGTGCGCTGCAAGCTGCGCGGGCGCTCCATGTCACTGCGCCGCGCGGACTCCTCAAGATCGCGCGCATTGGGCGTGTAGCCTTCGACCTTGATGCCCTTGGCTGCCCCCTCGATCCACATCTCGCGCCGAAAATCCTCTGGGCCAGTCACTTTCATGGAGCCCCAGCCACGATGGGCGGCGAGATTGACCATATCAAGCGCTGTCGCCTTGTCGGCCGCCTTCGTGCTCAGCGTATCGCCCGTATCGACAATGGCGGCGCGGGCATCATCGTAATGGCGGTAGAATTCCTGCACGTCGCCCTGCTTGGTCACGACAAAGCGGTCGTAATAGCTTGCAGGCGTATCCAGCGGATCGAGGTCGCGGCGCGCGGGCGCGATGCTGTCCGCCTTTGCCTCACCCGCCAGATCACCTGCAGCCGCCTGAGCTGCCGTCGGCATAGGCTGATCTGTTGCCTCCCCGCCTGCGCGCTCTGGCGGCTGCGCTTGCGGTGAGACCTCGGCAGGCGCGACAGGTGCGGTGCGCGCCACCCCCAGCACCTCGGCCTTGGCCTCAGCGCGCGCCTGATCCTCGATGTCAAAGGACCGCGACGAGACCCCCGCCCTGTCAAAGCCCGCGCGCCTCATATCCGCGATGGCATCCTGAATATTGCGGGACGTCTTCTCCTCAATGGCCTCGCGCTGCGCAGGTGTCAGATCGAGCCCGACATCCTCGCCGATGCGGTCATGCACACGGTCCACCTCTTCCAGCGCGCGGTCCAGGTCCCCCTGCTTTGAGAGATCGAACCCGTGATGCGCCGCCACGCTGCGCAGATCATCCAGCAGCCATTGTTGCTCCAGCGCGGAATTCGGCGCGCCCTCGCGCAGCCGGGCCATGATCGCGTCACCGCTGATCCCGCTTCCCTCCGCCGCCCCCCGGATACGCCCTTCGCCCACGCGCGCGACATGTTCCATGGCGATGGCCGCGTTCTGCTTCGCATAAATGCCTTCTTCGCTGGGCGCGCCAGCCAACTCCTGATCGCGCGCCTCCGCAGGCAGCAGGGCGTCCAGCTTTGAAAGTGCGTCGCTGAGGCGCGCTTCTTCTCGTGGGCGCTCACCCGGCGCGGCTGCCGCAATCCGGTCCTCGGCCTCAGCCACGACCGTATCGAGGCGTTGCAGGGCCTGAGTGAACCGCTCTTGTTGGTACATCGGGATGGCTCCGTAATTTTGGGATTGAAGGCTGCGCCCGGCACCAAGGTCGGCGGCCGCGCGCTGAAGGTTTTGCGCGAGATCAGAGAGGCGCGTGTAAGACGCGATCTCGCCACGGGTGAAACGGGAATGATCGATGGCCTCGATCCCGCGCGCATGGGCTGCCAAGGCCGAATAGCTCTCTGCATGGCGCGCGATCTGGCCGCGGGCATAGTCCAGATCAGCCCCCATGCGCGGGCGATCAGCCGTCCGGCCCCGACGATACTCGGCATCTGTGGGCGCGCGGTGGAGGATACCGCGCTGCAACCGGCTTGTGGCCTCCAGTGCGACACCATGCGCCTGACCCAGTTCGACCAGGGCGTCCTTGTAGGTCTCGTAGCTGTGCTCCGTGCCCTGGCGCAGTGTAAACAGCCGGCCATCCTCGCCGCGCCGATTGACGACGATATGCGCATGTGGATGCGCGCGGTCGCTATGCGTGGCAGCGATATAGTCGAACTGCCCCTCAAAGAACCGTTCGCAAAAGCGCGCGGTGATCGCCTGCACATCGCGACTGTCGGTGTCCTGGGGGAAGGACAGGATCAGATGCGCGGTCTGGCCCGCAGAGGTCATCCCCGCCCAGCCCGCGCTCCAGCGCAGGGCCGCCTCGCGCGCCTCATCCCCGGAAAGCGGCCCGCGCTGCTCATAGGTGCCCATGGAGTCAAACACCCGGTCTGCCTTGCCGGTCAGGTATTCCAGCTGATTGCCCAGCTGGCGGCTGTCATGACACCCGCCCCCGCGCACCAGCTTGACCACCACCGCCCGGTTCCCCGCAGCCGCCCGCGCCATATGCTGATAGCTGCGGGTCCCACCCCCGCGGCGGCCAAAGGACTTTGGCGCAGGCTCATCGCCCCGCCCGCCCGGGCCCCGCGTCCAGCCCTCGTCGAACAGCGTGCCCATGGCCGCAGTGACAGCATCTGGCCTAGCCGACATGTGCTGCCTCCGGGGTCGCATCGCCAACCATCGCATCGCCCACAATCGCACGGAAAGCCGCATCGCGCCCGCGCGCCTTGGCCCCGATCAGCACGGCCAGATGATCACGCGACTGGGTGACGGCAGCATGTGTTGCGCGCAGCACCTCGACCTCGCGACGGCCAAGCTTGCGCGCCTCTGGCAGGAGCCGCGGGTCATTCAACCTCCGCGCAATCTGGTTGAGGTTTGATCCGATCACCGACAATTCGCGGCGCAGCGCGCGGATGCCCTCGGCCAGCTCCGCATCGGCTCCGAGATACCCGGCAGGATGGCGAATGAAGGCACGCAGCACCGTCGATCTTTGATCACCCCCGAGCCGCGCGATCAGCGCATCAAAGGCCCGGATATCCGCAACCGGCACCCGCGCGGTCACAGTCGCCGTCTCGGACCGGGCCTGCGCACGCGCCATCTGCACCCCGCGCGCGATGTTGCGGATGGTCTGCACCGACACGCCATAGCGCGCAGCCAGCACCTTGGTCGCGGTCCCCTGCCCCCGCGCCAGCGCAATCGCCTGGCGCTGCGCAGGCGTCAGGCGGGGCTTGCCCACCGCCTTGTCACTCGCGTTTGTGTTGTGTGTAGTCAATATCCATTTCCTGCCAAACACTCACATCATTCTTCCCTTTGACTAGGCGCCGCACAACGCGGCGTCAATCGGAATGCGTCGCAGGCGCTCATTATTATCGTTTGTTATCATGTGTTTGTGTGTGGGTGCGTGGGCGGGTGCGTGCTGGCGCGGGTGTGTGGCAGGGTGGGTGTTTGCGTGCGTGCGTGTGTGCAGATGTGCGTGTGTGCAGCCGTGCGGATATGCGTGGGTGCGTGCTTGTCAATCTACCGATGCGTGTGCTACCTGCGCCGCGTTGAAGCAAATGCAGCGTCCGAGTGGCGGGCTCTGTGAACCGTATTTCAAGCGAGTGAGATCTCTCAAGTGAGCACTAAAACCCCGATCCTGATCGCCGCCATGAACCGCAAGGGCGGGATCGGCAAAACCACATTGGTGCGCGCCCTCACCTCCGCCATCGTGCATGCGGGAAAGAGCGTCCTGCTGATCGATACCGACCCCAACCGCGCGCTCATCTCATGGCAGCTGCGCGCGCAGGAGGCAGGTTTCGGATCGCCGCTGATGTCGTGCAAGGAAACGCTGGACATGGATGTTCTCAACACCATGCTCGATGAGGCCTTTGACGCGGGGGCGGTGGATTTCATCATCATCGACACACAAGGTGGTGGTGGGGTCTGGGCCGATACCATTGCCGCACAAGTTCATATCATCGTGGCCCCCGTGATCCTCGCGCGCACCGATGTCGAAGACAGTCTCAAATCCTTTGCCTGGTATCAGCGTCTGGCCGACCGCGTCGATCAGCCGGAGCTATTGCCGAAATACTGTTCGGTCATCACCAAGTTCGATTCCAAGACCCGCAGCGGGGAATCGAAGCTGCGCCAGACCGAACAGCAGCATCTGCTGACCGTGGCGCAAAAGCTCAAGCCCCTGTCTTACGCCCTGCGGCTGCGTCCGGCCTATCAGGATATGGATGAGACCGGCCTTCTCGGCGAGATCGCGCGCCGGATGCGCGAGGAAGCCAATGTGCTCAAGCGTGGGCAGGCCGTACGCTTTGAAGAGGCCCTGCAAGAGGCCACCTATGTGCTGAACGAATTGCTGGCCGAGGGCAGTGGGGTGTCCTTCGACCCTGAGGCCGCGCATGCCTGATCGCAGCCGCCCCATGCTCACAGTCAGAGGTGTCGATCCCGAGATGGGCAAGGCCATCAAGCCAGTGACGGCCCCAGAAACTGTCCGAGAGCCTGCCCCACAAACTGGCGGTGCGACCTCAACAGAGAAGACCCGGGAAGAGAGAATGATCACGCCTGTGGCCGCCGATCTCCTCGACAGGACCGCCAAGCGCAAGACCACGGCCCTGCGGCAGGTGGTCCAGACCGCCGCCGCCGCACCCACTCTTGCCCCTTGCGATGACGTGGTCACGATCTGGCTCGCGCTGCATCCGCTGCAGCGTCATGCCGAGCGCCTCAGCTCCTTGCGCGCGCAAGGCATGGAGATCACGATCCTGTTCCGGCTGGCCTGGCTGCAGTTCAGCGACACCCTGACCCTAACACCCCAGTATCAAAAGCCCGAGCCCTGCATCTGGTGGCGCGCGCATGTGCATCGCAAGCGCGTGAAACTGTCCGCATCGCTTCTGGCCGACATATCCCGCAACGCGCGGGATTTCGGGGCGCTGAAACCAACCGAGCTCGTCGCAGGCCAGATCCAGCGCCAATGGATCGCAGCATTGGATGAGGTCATCGCGCGCGTGGATGCAGAGGTCTGATGCGTTCTGTGAACTTGCGTGGCACGGGACGCCGTCACGAACCGCACATC
The nucleotide sequence above comes from Roseinatronobacter monicus. Encoded proteins:
- a CDS encoding AAA family ATPase; protein product: MSTKTPILIAAMNRKGGIGKTTLVRALTSAIVHAGKSVLLIDTDPNRALISWQLRAQEAGFGSPLMSCKETLDMDVLNTMLDEAFDAGAVDFIIIDTQGGGGVWADTIAAQVHIIVAPVILARTDVEDSLKSFAWYQRLADRVDQPELLPKYCSVITKFDSKTRSGESKLRQTEQQHLLTVAQKLKPLSYALRLRPAYQDMDETGLLGEIARRMREEANVLKRGQAVRFEEALQEATYVLNELLAEGSGVSFDPEAAHA